A genome region from Natronobeatus ordinarius includes the following:
- a CDS encoding alpha/beta fold hydrolase translates to MNRHEFLDVASITLSGVFLRRPFFARSLESVPIDQAVAESHYEPFAFEDAGVRRVDVETPAGPLETSYLAWRWLGDDRPTLLFVHGSGEDPFDFGRFSSNSFRRLFATDDWTVPVNLLAIRAPFHGDSTRAYTDAVGALETFVSLLAASATLLEGLRERLLERGCPAVVVSGLSLGGWVVNLHRAYYGTCDHYLPMLAGAATGELFVSSVYRKLVAESALAHPDRIREALDFDDAFAAVDADDCSPLLARYDRLVEFDEQRGGYEGLSLSVLEKGHVTGALATDRLRAHVARATRDAVTGSSR, encoded by the coding sequence GTGAATCGACACGAGTTCCTCGACGTCGCCTCGATCACGCTCAGCGGCGTGTTCCTCAGACGGCCGTTCTTCGCACGCAGTCTCGAGAGCGTCCCGATCGACCAGGCCGTCGCCGAATCGCACTATGAGCCGTTCGCGTTCGAAGACGCTGGCGTCAGGAGGGTCGACGTCGAGACGCCGGCCGGTCCGCTCGAGACGAGCTACCTCGCCTGGCGCTGGCTCGGCGACGACCGGCCGACGCTGCTGTTCGTCCACGGCAGCGGCGAGGATCCCTTCGACTTCGGCCGGTTCAGCTCGAACTCGTTTCGCCGGCTGTTCGCGACCGACGACTGGACCGTCCCCGTGAACCTGCTCGCGATCCGCGCGCCGTTTCACGGCGACTCGACTCGAGCGTACACCGACGCCGTCGGAGCCCTCGAGACGTTCGTCTCCCTGCTCGCGGCGTCGGCGACGCTGCTCGAAGGGCTGCGCGAGCGATTGCTCGAGCGGGGCTGTCCCGCCGTCGTCGTCTCGGGGCTCAGCCTCGGGGGCTGGGTCGTAAACCTCCACCGGGCCTACTACGGCACCTGTGACCACTATCTGCCGATGCTCGCGGGGGCAGCGACCGGCGAGCTATTCGTCTCCTCGGTCTACCGGAAACTGGTCGCCGAGTCGGCGCTGGCTCACCCGGATCGCATCCGGGAGGCGCTCGACTTCGACGACGCCTTCGCGGCCGTCGACGCCGACGACTGTTCGCCGTTGCTCGCCCGCTACGACCGGCTCGTCGAGTTCGACGAGCAGCGAGGCGGCTACGAGGGACTCTCGCTCTCGGTGCTCGAGAAGGGCCACGTCACCGGCGCGCTGGCGACCGACCGGCTGCGGGCGCACGTGGCGCGTGCCACTCGAGACGCCGTTACGGGCTCGAGTCGGTGA
- a CDS encoding DUF4336 domain-containing protein produces the protein MLTQHAPRLWTYEEPLRFLSFEIGRIMTVIRLSSGELVVQSPAELTPALESALSALGDVRYVVPASKLHGHLYMEQYRAAFPAVELLAAPGLEARRTDLTFDGLLGDVPDPRWAADVDQVAVSGHRWLTELAFFHRSSRTLILGDVGYHVGSSAPLKTRLMARLAGVHGRISPPRDFRLTVANEATFRRSIRDVLAWDFDRVIPGHGEIVETGGKRAVLDGFDWLLQSAGDVDGDGGTRT, from the coding sequence ATGCTCACCCAGCACGCACCACGGCTGTGGACCTACGAGGAACCGCTTCGCTTCCTGAGCTTCGAAATCGGCCGCATTATGACGGTGATCCGGCTCTCGAGTGGCGAGCTCGTCGTCCAGTCGCCGGCCGAGTTGACGCCGGCACTCGAGTCGGCGCTTTCTGCCCTCGGCGACGTCCGCTACGTCGTTCCGGCGAGCAAACTCCACGGCCACCTGTACATGGAACAGTACCGCGCGGCGTTCCCGGCCGTCGAACTGCTCGCCGCACCCGGCCTCGAGGCCCGCCGGACCGATCTCACGTTCGACGGGCTGCTCGGCGACGTGCCGGATCCGCGGTGGGCGGCCGACGTCGATCAGGTCGCGGTCTCCGGCCACCGCTGGCTGACCGAGCTCGCCTTCTTCCACCGATCCAGCCGGACCCTCATCCTGGGCGACGTCGGCTACCACGTCGGCTCGAGCGCCCCGCTCAAAACTCGGCTCATGGCGCGGCTGGCGGGCGTCCACGGACGGATCAGCCCGCCCCGCGACTTCCGTCTGACCGTCGCGAACGAGGCGACGTTCCGACGGTCGATCCGGGACGTGCTGGCGTGGGACTTCGACCGGGTGATCCCGGGCCACGGCGAGATCGTCGAGACGGGCGGCAAACGGGCCGTGCTGGACGGCTTCGACTGGCTCCTCCAGTCGGCCGGCGACGTCGACGGAGACGGAGGAACCCGCACGTGA